One genomic segment of Choristoneura fumiferana chromosome Z, NRCan_CFum_1, whole genome shotgun sequence includes these proteins:
- the LOC141445354 gene encoding uncharacterized protein, translating to MSVEVEEANETQQLMQNEGEEDEPKIPQAATSPVTSNKMSSGAASLTSRTPGQVFASTGNNSINDSTKVSIINERRLHRDLMRSNYNNRPKHMPKEAPDVKHMEKSLLDLLDDFHTGKLSAFSAGCSMEQMINIRDQQEHLARLHFRLCADVEKPTEDSFDKSTSRFKMTQLVQSLEQLSASIEHLHSDGNFSSASSNK from the coding sequence ATGAGTGTGGAAGTCGAGGAGGCGAACGAAACCCAACAACTGATGCAGAATGAGGGCGAGGAGGACGAGCCCAAGATCCCGCAAGCAGCCACATCCCCTGTGACAAGTAATAAAATGTCCAGCGGCGCCGCCAGCCTCACCTCGCGGACGCCTGGCCAGGTATTCGCCAGTACAGGCAACAACAGCATAAATGACTCAACCAAGGTTTCCATAATCAACGAGAGACGATTACACCGCGATCTAATGCGCTCCAATTACAACAACAGACCGAAACATATGCCGAAGGAAGCGCCAGACGTAAAGCACATGGAAAAGTCTCTTCTTGACCTACTAGATGATTTCCACACTGGTAAGTTAAGTGCTTTCAGTGCTGGGTGCAGCATGGAACAGATGATCAACATAAGGGATCAGCAGGAGCATTTGGCGAGGCTGCATTTCCGCCTCTGTGCTGATGTGGAGAAACCTACTGAAGACAGCTTCGACAAGTCCACCTCAAGGTTCAAAATGACGCAACTAGTACAAAGTCTGGAGCAGCTCTCGGCGTCAATAGAACATCTGCATTCAGATGGCAATTTTAGCAGTGCCAGTagcaataaatag